Proteins encoded together in one Shewanella oneidensis MR-1 window:
- a CDS encoding response regulator transcription factor — MAYKVLVVDDEPQIHTFMRISLEAEGFEYLSATSIGSALKQYRSHQPHLIVLDLGLPDGDGIELLHMLRQQDKTPVLVLTARDQEEEKIRLLEAGANDYLSKPFGIRELIVRIKVLMRDLVDTSIAADVLQFGPLKLQKSSHQCWLNQQEIALTKKEFALLAHLMSHPGQLVKQSELLRRIWGETHQEDGHYLRILVSQLRKKLNDSDEQQLIKTEPGLGYRLTDLGLP; from the coding sequence ATGGCCTACAAGGTGTTAGTGGTTGATGACGAACCCCAAATCCACACGTTTATGCGCATCTCACTCGAGGCAGAAGGCTTTGAATACTTAAGTGCCACCAGCATTGGTTCGGCACTCAAGCAATATCGTAGCCATCAGCCGCACCTTATCGTGCTCGACCTCGGCTTGCCCGACGGCGATGGCATTGAGTTACTTCACATGCTGCGCCAGCAAGATAAAACCCCTGTGTTGGTTTTAACCGCCCGCGATCAAGAGGAAGAAAAAATCCGTCTACTTGAGGCTGGCGCTAACGATTACCTCAGCAAACCCTTTGGCATTAGGGAATTAATTGTCCGCATTAAGGTATTGATGCGCGACCTTGTTGATACCTCAATTGCTGCGGATGTGTTGCAATTTGGCCCGCTTAAATTGCAAAAGAGCAGCCACCAATGCTGGCTCAACCAACAGGAAATCGCCCTCACCAAAAAGGAATTTGCCCTGTTAGCACACTTAATGTCCCATCCGGGGCAACTGGTAAAACAGAGCGAACTGTTGCGGCGTATCTGGGGGGAGACTCACCAAGAAGATGGCCACTATCTGCGGATTTTAGTCAGCCAACTGCGTAAAAAACTCAACGACAGTGACGAACAACAACTGATCAAAACCGAGCCAGGCTTAGGGTATCGACTCACCGATCTCGGTCTTCCCTAG
- a CDS encoding sensor histidine kinase has product MTFANTASINHYWRTHPALFTAMLLVVVLITSYFIDVFSGSAIAVLLILQLAVVVVALQCSANYAYFVAVFGAVSFNFLFTAPRYSLQMLNVEDIVNLTVFLLAALTSSKLAKHYRRQQDALEQAQLRNSILLSVSHDLRTPLATIIGTLTTLKEYQPKLSPAQTEELIDSAAAESHRLHQYIENLLQANKLQHGALKFSLDEANIREVLQRTIARFQTEQPRIQIQSEPELPSLMICSSLIEQAIFNVLDNALHYSPATQPVTVSLYRHQHMLRIDIQDQGKGIAPSQTGAIFELFYRQHPTTDGGAGLGLPVAKGIITAHNGTISAEKVAHGSLIRIALPITKESA; this is encoded by the coding sequence ATGACATTTGCCAATACAGCTTCCATCAACCATTACTGGCGTACGCATCCGGCGTTATTTACCGCCATGTTGTTAGTGGTCGTACTGATAACTAGCTATTTCATTGATGTATTTTCAGGATCAGCCATTGCTGTGCTGCTTATCCTGCAATTAGCTGTGGTCGTAGTGGCCCTGCAATGCAGTGCCAACTACGCCTACTTTGTTGCGGTGTTTGGCGCCGTCAGTTTCAACTTTTTATTTACCGCGCCGCGCTATTCGTTGCAGATGCTTAATGTCGAAGACATCGTTAATTTAACGGTGTTTTTACTGGCCGCCCTTACCAGCAGTAAACTGGCCAAGCATTACCGCCGCCAGCAGGATGCGCTTGAACAGGCGCAGCTGAGAAACAGTATTTTGCTCTCCGTGTCCCACGATTTACGCACGCCCTTAGCAACCATCATTGGCACCTTAACCACCTTAAAGGAATATCAGCCTAAGTTGAGCCCAGCGCAAACTGAAGAACTCATCGACTCAGCGGCCGCCGAGAGCCATAGGTTGCACCAGTATATCGAAAACCTCTTACAAGCTAATAAGTTACAACATGGCGCACTCAAATTTAGCCTAGATGAAGCCAATATCCGCGAGGTGCTACAGCGCACCATAGCGCGCTTTCAAACCGAGCAACCGAGGATCCAAATCCAAAGCGAGCCAGAGCTACCGTCATTAATGATTTGCAGTTCTTTGATTGAACAGGCGATTTTTAATGTGCTCGATAACGCCCTGCACTACTCGCCCGCCACACAGCCCGTCACTGTGAGCTTATATCGACACCAGCATATGCTGCGCATCGACATTCAAGATCAGGGCAAAGGCATAGCGCCATCCCAAACGGGGGCGATTTTCGAACTATTCTATCGCCAACATCCCACCACCGATGGTGGTGCAGGATTGGGCCTTCCGGTCGCTAAAGGCATTATTACCGCCCATAACGGCACGATCAGCGCCGAAAAAGTTGCCCATGGCAGCTTGATCCGTATTGCGTTACCGATAACCAAGGAAAGTGCATAA
- a CDS encoding NlpC/P60 family protein, with the protein MKKLLIVILALGLGACASAPEPKPVVKQVEPVSVWNDSNIADLHSEWRGVPYRLGGATKKGIDCSAFVSVAYQKMLGMTLPRTVQEQQALGKPVARDKLRKGDLVFFKTGWSTHHVGIYVGENNFLHVSTSQGVKISSLLNSYWASKYWNARRI; encoded by the coding sequence ATGAAGAAATTATTAATCGTTATCTTAGCCTTAGGTCTTGGCGCCTGTGCTAGCGCGCCAGAACCTAAGCCTGTGGTAAAGCAAGTTGAACCTGTCTCTGTGTGGAATGATAGCAATATCGCTGATCTGCATTCCGAATGGCGCGGCGTGCCCTATCGCTTAGGGGGCGCTACTAAAAAAGGCATTGATTGCTCAGCCTTTGTTTCTGTGGCCTATCAAAAAATGTTGGGCATGACACTGCCGCGCACTGTTCAAGAACAACAGGCGCTTGGTAAACCTGTGGCGCGGGATAAGCTGCGTAAAGGTGATTTAGTATTTTTTAAAACCGGCTGGAGTACGCATCATGTGGGCATTTATGTGGGCGAAAATAATTTTCTCCATGTTTCCACGAGCCAAGGGGTGAAGATTTCGAGCCTGCTTAATAGCTATTGGGCATCTAAGTATTGGAATGCTAGGCGAATTTAA
- a CDS encoding toxin-antitoxin system antidote → MSDMKNVESDTQINQMLNMRNQLAGQMAALDRELQILLLKQKRDGFQPLTQQTVQEMVAEHMGQLKVKELTLFADIAPATYYKIMSKLESVKIGTLKTLLNTIGLDLFIGKKAPDVSVQISASNEANS, encoded by the coding sequence ATGTCTGATATGAAAAACGTAGAAAGTGATACTCAAATAAATCAGATGCTTAATATGAGAAACCAGCTAGCTGGGCAGATGGCCGCGTTAGATCGTGAATTGCAAATACTGCTTCTTAAACAAAAGCGTGATGGATTTCAGCCGCTAACGCAACAGACAGTACAAGAGATGGTGGCCGAACATATGGGGCAGCTAAAAGTGAAGGAGCTAACCTTATTTGCCGATATTGCGCCAGCTACTTACTACAAAATTATGAGTAAGCTTGAGTCGGTAAAAATTGGCACCCTAAAGACACTGCTCAATACCATTGGGTTAGATTTATTTATTGGTAAGAAAGCACCGGATGTTAGTGTTCAAATTAGCGCTTCGAATGAGGCTAATTCATGA
- a CDS encoding type II toxin-antitoxin system HipA family toxin produces the protein MRANRIGYVYSNKRFAGELLEFNTLEGYEYSFTYAASYIASGLPQIGYKLPITHEPYRRNYLPPFFANLMSEGWVRRHQARIARLDQDDKFGLLLGNGAELIGPVSVFTEYRGDNISAAIEVIAVPMKSLKGYQIDFPRCEFNEVAMESLGGVSISGVQPKMFLTYAEGNPKTLTNAVGMGPYIVKPSPNDFPELAENEFMVMQLCKAVGFNVAEHHLVPFSCGQLAYVTARFDLDRETGRRHEFIEDLASALNVAPGNKSSDTLSYEKAIKEAYQLSGGHVQLLKDGFLQVLMAYIVGNNDLHLKNISLSRASDSNRASGYTPIYDMVSVAPYRQYDNSGELSIWLLESEVERGFSTSSYEHYGYYTGHDFITFAEAIGLGERAGKVLMNDLGKKVAKARDKVIANAPGSEQLKQIISERITARLSTLTRPALR, from the coding sequence ATGAGAGCTAATCGAATTGGTTATGTCTACAGTAACAAGCGATTTGCTGGTGAACTGCTAGAGTTCAACACGCTAGAGGGGTATGAATACAGCTTCACCTATGCGGCCTCGTATATTGCCTCAGGTCTGCCGCAGATTGGCTATAAGCTGCCAATCACTCATGAGCCATACCGCCGAAACTATTTGCCGCCATTTTTTGCTAACCTGATGAGTGAAGGTTGGGTGAGGCGTCATCAAGCGAGAATTGCCAGATTAGATCAAGATGACAAGTTTGGCTTATTGCTGGGAAATGGTGCCGAGCTTATTGGACCCGTCAGTGTATTTACTGAGTATCGCGGTGATAATATCTCAGCGGCGATAGAAGTGATCGCTGTTCCGATGAAAAGCCTTAAAGGTTATCAAATTGATTTTCCCCGCTGTGAGTTTAACGAAGTGGCCATGGAATCATTAGGTGGCGTATCTATCTCAGGTGTTCAACCTAAAATGTTTCTGACCTATGCCGAAGGCAACCCCAAAACACTGACCAACGCCGTAGGCATGGGACCATACATAGTTAAACCTTCTCCCAACGACTTTCCAGAGTTGGCGGAGAACGAATTTATGGTGATGCAGTTGTGTAAGGCCGTTGGTTTCAATGTTGCTGAACATCACTTAGTTCCCTTTAGCTGCGGGCAACTGGCGTATGTGACTGCACGGTTTGATCTGGATAGAGAGACTGGCAGAAGGCATGAATTTATCGAAGATCTGGCATCTGCGCTAAACGTTGCACCGGGAAATAAGAGTAGCGATACATTGTCCTATGAAAAAGCGATTAAAGAAGCGTATCAATTGAGTGGTGGCCATGTGCAATTGCTCAAAGATGGCTTTCTGCAGGTCCTAATGGCCTATATCGTTGGCAACAATGATTTGCATTTGAAAAATATTTCTCTGAGCCGTGCCAGTGACAGTAACAGGGCCTCTGGGTACACTCCCATCTACGACATGGTCTCAGTTGCTCCCTACAGGCAATACGACAATTCGGGTGAGTTAAGTATTTGGTTACTTGAGTCAGAGGTGGAAAGAGGATTCAGTACATCATCATATGAGCATTATGGTTACTATACAGGCCATGATTTTATTACCTTTGCCGAAGCGATTGGGTTGGGTGAACGAGCAGGAAAAGTACTGATGAATGACCTTGGCAAAAAAGTGGCAAAAGCTCGGGATAAGGTTATTGCGAATGCCCCCGGTAGTGAGCAGCTTAAGCAAATAATCAGTGAGAGGATAACTGCCAGATTAAGCACTCTGACTCGGCCTGCGCTGCGATAA
- the mog gene encoding molybdopterin adenylyltransferase — MSKAKIGIVTVSDRASAGIYEDISGKAIIDTLNDYLTSEWEPIYQVIPDEQDVIETTLIKMADEQDCCLIVTTGGTGPAKRDVTPEATEAVCDRMMPGFGELMRAESLKFVPTAILSRQTAGLRGDSLIVNLPGKPKSIRECLDAVFPAIPYCIDLMEGPYLECNEAVIKPFRPKAK; from the coding sequence ATGAGTAAAGCAAAAATCGGTATTGTAACGGTGAGCGATCGTGCCAGCGCGGGGATTTATGAGGATATCTCTGGCAAGGCGATTATCGATACTCTCAATGACTACCTCACCAGCGAGTGGGAACCGATTTATCAAGTGATCCCCGATGAGCAGGATGTGATTGAAACCACCCTGATCAAGATGGCCGATGAGCAGGATTGCTGCTTAATTGTGACCACTGGCGGTACTGGCCCAGCAAAACGCGATGTCACCCCAGAGGCGACTGAGGCCGTGTGTGATCGTATGATGCCTGGTTTTGGTGAGCTGATGCGTGCTGAGTCGTTAAAGTTTGTACCGACGGCCATTTTATCTCGCCAAACGGCTGGTTTACGTGGTGATTCGCTGATTGTGAACCTACCTGGCAAACCTAAATCTATCCGCGAATGTTTAGATGCAGTATTCCCGGCGATTCCTTACTGTATCGACCTGATGGAAGGGCCATACCTTGAGTGCAACGAGGCGGTGATAAAGCCTTTCAGACCTAAGGCCAAGTAA
- a CDS encoding alpha-2-macroglobulin family protein, protein MLEKLGMKALLANIFGHWQSPPWMHWCKAHPGKSIGSLLALLLVSAGLWTAWDWYQHLPQPQTVQSSIFAPSLTNYEADKPEVAPLVIRFSDSVAPLDNIGKPLNKGIKLSPEIAGQWRWSSDKHLEFQPDADWPVDKTYSLTLDGDALLASHILLDNYIFEFKTAPFSAKISDARLYYEPNQPNIQKVVATVHFSHPVATQTVKSALSVVLSPGLTYSQGSDYQLTFDDKHLNAYIHTAPLATPLEPSTVKLELSNKIKAAFGGNAAEEDSTEVSVPGRYQLSFSAAQISFAKNDQEEPEPVLTMESSRPVADAALKGKVEAWLLPPKDPQGNTYWGTQNITDTVLRKASKVTLIQNPGPEGLNQLHSFKFQAPVGRYLAVRVAKHVEGQGGYLSRDAAFSVVRMPEYPKALAFLGEGALLTLNDDQRLGYLVRGVADVRIEVAQLLPDQIHQLVDEDSGIFKVQYFNNNLFDRLVTRTEIIQKFVTDDPAKTSYGEVDLKSYFADKRGIFVLKLTSAEDHNDDTFDYYPREAHDLRFVVVTDMGILAKRSVDGSLDIFVQSLSQGLPIANAKVDVVGRNGLSVAEGFTDLGGHVHLPKLGQLRREKRPLFYRVEKAGDVSFLPIGDWRRELDMSRFDIGGSNESEDPNTLSAYLFTDRGLYRPGETAHVASLVRSQSWGASLDGLPVKMVVTDPRGIDVLDRTFNLDSSGFNSLDFSSTEAAVAGEYTASLSLIRDKHNLTRLGEESFKVRDFEPDRIKVRVTLGATESGTSIGWLKPEEVSAKVQAEQLFGGPAGDRRVTGEMVLSPTDISFKELPGYYFGVQGELKESFRETLAEAKTNEEGVAGLNLALDRFGQTTFKLHLLAKVYEAGSGRNVSAQDKALVSNADFLLGYKADGDLGFISKDGERHLKLVAVGQDLKPRVTQLQAERIARRWVSVLVKQRDGTYRYESRRKDELLESNTLQLNKGQLDIALDTSEPGDYQLRFIDAEGHQLNQIDYSVAGQGNASRALERNAELQLKLDKDEYQPGEMINIAIQAPYTGAGLITIERDKVYAFEWFNADSSRSVQSIQLPEGIEGNAYVNVQFLRAPDSDEIFMSPLSYGVKPIKIDLGARRQPLSLSLPEQMKPGNDLKIALNLPTDSKVVVFGVDEGILQVARYKAPDPLGHFFAKKALTVNSSQILDLLLPDLNVLMRNAAPGGDAEALLAANLNPFKRKRASPVVYWSGLQDLSAGEQQFNYSVPDTFNGKIHFFAVSVTDSNMGVAEASVNVKAPVVMTPNVPAFMAPGDEAEITLGLYNTESTSTHVQVALSLEGGLAPLAGAEQSFDILPGQEVTARFTLKAIEPLGEAKLHWMLKGEQGDFKIGESISIRPLTTHRVQLQTAVLDSAEKQLSLERQLFEPFSRKEAGLQSSPLVWAQGLSAYLESYPHACTEQLVSKSVPALVLGKPQDNLSAFNQLMTQLRSRQNSEGAFGGWAANPVVEPMVTLYVVDMLLDAQGNGYAVPQDMLDRANGYLSELSSSPSSGLSELRQRAYGAYLLARQGVQVSGALADIRDRLQRYYPKDWQSDIASAWLAASFTLMQQQTLAKPLWDAQVWELMQKTPKHLDLYLDPLVHDAQLLTLVARHAPERLAKLPEGLLERVGNWLSAQRYTSLSAGTLVRALAAYDQQATSGELTLTAQVADKWIIQSLPKAELPFTTNKIKVQKTGDADAFYMSMESGFDKQPVAAFSHGLEVSRDYLDLKGQPLKGLKVGEEFLVRLRLRATSFEQLEQVVVIDLLPGGVEPVYRDKEVVMVVTVVQEGEEGEESDEEGDGEEGEAFNGWQPPIGVGEQSDWSPTWLNVREDRVVLYGTASRDVGTFTYKARATNAGHFQVPAPYAEGLYDPLQQALGKGSELVISAP, encoded by the coding sequence ATGTTGGAGAAGTTAGGGATGAAGGCTCTGTTAGCAAATATCTTTGGTCATTGGCAATCACCACCTTGGATGCATTGGTGTAAAGCCCATCCAGGTAAAAGTATAGGTAGCTTATTAGCCCTATTACTCGTCTCTGCTGGCCTATGGACAGCATGGGATTGGTATCAGCATTTACCTCAGCCACAGACAGTGCAGTCGAGCATATTCGCACCATCATTGACTAACTATGAGGCTGATAAGCCTGAGGTTGCACCGCTAGTTATTCGTTTTAGCGATTCAGTTGCCCCCCTCGATAATATTGGTAAACCCTTGAATAAGGGTATCAAATTGAGCCCTGAGATTGCAGGGCAATGGCGTTGGTCTAGTGATAAACATTTAGAGTTTCAACCTGACGCTGACTGGCCGGTGGATAAAACCTACAGTCTCACTTTGGATGGTGATGCATTATTAGCCAGCCATATCCTGCTGGATAACTATATTTTTGAGTTTAAGACAGCTCCTTTCAGCGCCAAAATTAGCGATGCGCGCCTTTACTACGAACCGAATCAGCCAAATATTCAAAAGGTTGTCGCAACCGTTCATTTTAGTCATCCCGTCGCAACTCAGACGGTAAAGTCGGCGTTATCTGTAGTGTTAAGCCCTGGTTTAACCTATAGCCAAGGCAGCGATTATCAACTGACCTTCGATGATAAACACTTAAATGCTTATATTCATACTGCGCCGTTAGCGACACCATTAGAGCCGAGTACGGTTAAATTAGAACTGAGTAATAAAATTAAAGCGGCTTTCGGTGGTAATGCGGCCGAAGAAGACAGTACTGAGGTGAGTGTTCCTGGGCGTTATCAGTTAAGTTTTTCCGCTGCTCAAATTAGTTTCGCCAAAAACGATCAAGAAGAGCCCGAGCCTGTATTAACCATGGAGAGTTCTCGTCCAGTGGCGGATGCGGCACTTAAGGGTAAGGTCGAGGCTTGGCTGCTGCCGCCAAAAGATCCACAAGGAAATACCTATTGGGGTACTCAAAACATCACTGATACTGTGTTGCGCAAAGCATCAAAAGTGACTTTGATCCAAAACCCAGGACCTGAAGGGCTTAATCAGTTACATAGTTTTAAATTTCAAGCACCTGTTGGTCGTTATCTTGCTGTTAGGGTCGCTAAGCATGTGGAAGGCCAAGGGGGCTATTTGTCCCGTGATGCTGCTTTTTCTGTGGTGCGAATGCCTGAATATCCAAAGGCGCTTGCGTTCCTCGGCGAGGGGGCTCTGCTGACGTTAAATGATGATCAGCGTTTAGGCTATCTCGTGAGAGGTGTTGCAGATGTCAGGATTGAGGTTGCTCAACTGTTGCCCGACCAAATTCATCAACTGGTCGATGAGGATTCGGGTATTTTCAAGGTTCAGTATTTTAACAATAACCTCTTCGATCGATTGGTCACACGTACCGAAATAATCCAAAAATTTGTCACGGATGACCCCGCTAAAACCTCCTATGGTGAGGTCGATCTTAAATCCTACTTTGCTGATAAGCGCGGCATTTTTGTGCTTAAGTTGACATCCGCCGAAGATCATAATGACGATACCTTCGATTATTATCCACGTGAAGCACATGATTTACGTTTTGTCGTCGTAACCGATATGGGGATTTTGGCTAAGCGCAGTGTCGACGGCAGCTTGGATATATTTGTGCAGTCTTTATCCCAGGGGCTACCGATTGCCAATGCTAAGGTGGACGTAGTTGGGCGCAACGGTCTGTCGGTGGCGGAAGGATTTACTGATCTAGGCGGCCATGTCCATTTGCCTAAATTAGGCCAATTGCGCCGTGAAAAAAGACCGCTCTTCTATCGAGTAGAAAAAGCCGGCGATGTTTCATTCTTGCCGATAGGCGACTGGCGCCGCGAGCTTGATATGTCGCGTTTTGATATTGGCGGTAGCAACGAGAGTGAAGATCCAAATACGCTGAGTGCCTACTTGTTTACTGACCGAGGATTATATCGCCCTGGTGAAACCGCCCACGTGGCTAGTTTAGTCAGGAGCCAGAGTTGGGGCGCTTCTTTAGATGGCTTGCCTGTCAAAATGGTGGTGACCGATCCGCGTGGCATTGATGTATTAGATCGTACCTTTAATTTAGATTCGAGTGGTTTTAATAGCTTGGATTTTAGTAGTACAGAAGCCGCCGTTGCGGGTGAGTACACTGCGAGCCTGTCATTAATTCGCGATAAACATAATTTGACTCGTTTGGGCGAGGAGAGCTTTAAAGTTCGCGATTTTGAACCCGACCGGATCAAGGTCAGAGTCACGCTTGGCGCAACCGAAAGCGGCACCAGCATCGGTTGGTTAAAACCCGAAGAGGTGTCGGCAAAAGTTCAGGCTGAGCAACTGTTTGGTGGACCTGCAGGTGATCGACGCGTGACTGGCGAAATGGTGTTGTCGCCCACGGATATTAGTTTTAAAGAATTGCCTGGTTATTACTTTGGCGTACAGGGGGAGCTGAAGGAATCCTTCCGTGAGACCCTCGCGGAAGCGAAAACCAATGAGGAAGGTGTTGCTGGGCTTAATCTAGCCTTAGATCGGTTTGGACAAACGACATTCAAGTTACATTTGCTCGCAAAAGTGTATGAGGCTGGCTCAGGTAGAAATGTGAGCGCTCAAGATAAGGCATTGGTCTCGAACGCCGATTTCCTGCTGGGTTATAAAGCCGATGGGGATTTGGGTTTTATAAGTAAAGATGGGGAGCGGCATCTTAAGTTAGTGGCTGTGGGGCAAGATTTAAAACCTCGAGTCACACAACTTCAGGCGGAGCGTATTGCTCGGCGTTGGGTCTCCGTGTTGGTGAAACAACGTGATGGCACCTATCGTTACGAGTCTCGTCGTAAAGATGAGCTATTAGAAAGCAATACCTTGCAACTTAATAAGGGGCAACTCGATATTGCGCTCGATACAAGTGAACCCGGTGATTACCAACTCAGGTTCATTGATGCCGAGGGGCATCAGCTTAACCAAATTGACTATAGTGTTGCAGGTCAAGGAAATGCGAGCCGTGCCTTGGAGCGTAATGCTGAACTCCAGCTCAAGTTAGACAAAGATGAGTATCAGCCCGGTGAGATGATCAATATCGCGATTCAAGCACCCTATACTGGTGCTGGTCTTATTACCATTGAGCGAGATAAAGTTTATGCATTTGAATGGTTTAATGCAGACAGTAGTCGCTCTGTGCAGTCAATTCAATTACCCGAGGGCATAGAAGGCAACGCCTATGTGAACGTGCAGTTCTTGCGTGCGCCGGATTCTGATGAGATTTTTATGAGTCCGTTATCCTATGGGGTGAAACCCATTAAGATCGATCTCGGCGCGCGTCGTCAGCCCTTGTCGTTAAGTCTGCCGGAGCAGATGAAGCCGGGTAATGATCTCAAAATAGCCTTGAACTTGCCTACGGACTCAAAAGTCGTGGTCTTTGGGGTGGATGAAGGCATATTACAGGTCGCCCGCTATAAGGCTCCCGATCCATTAGGACACTTTTTTGCGAAAAAGGCATTGACGGTAAACTCGAGCCAAATTTTAGACTTGTTATTACCGGATCTTAACGTGTTAATGCGTAATGCCGCACCGGGTGGCGACGCAGAAGCGTTGCTTGCTGCCAATTTAAATCCCTTTAAGCGTAAGCGCGCATCACCCGTCGTTTATTGGTCTGGATTACAGGATCTCAGTGCCGGTGAACAGCAGTTTAATTACAGTGTGCCCGATACCTTTAATGGAAAAATCCACTTTTTTGCGGTCAGTGTGACAGACAGCAATATGGGGGTGGCGGAAGCTTCGGTAAACGTGAAGGCGCCTGTTGTGATGACTCCGAACGTGCCCGCGTTTATGGCTCCGGGTGATGAGGCTGAAATCACATTGGGTCTCTATAACACTGAGTCTACGTCTACCCATGTCCAAGTGGCGTTGTCTTTGGAGGGGGGATTAGCACCGTTAGCGGGGGCTGAGCAATCATTCGACATTCTGCCAGGGCAAGAGGTAACGGCACGTTTTACACTCAAGGCAATTGAGCCTTTAGGGGAGGCGAAGTTACATTGGATGCTCAAGGGGGAACAAGGAGACTTCAAGATTGGAGAGAGCATTTCTATCCGGCCCCTGACAACGCATCGTGTACAACTACAGACGGCAGTATTGGATAGTGCAGAGAAGCAATTATCGCTGGAACGGCAGTTATTTGAGCCGTTTAGTCGCAAAGAGGCCGGACTTCAAAGCAGTCCCTTGGTCTGGGCGCAGGGCTTAAGTGCTTATCTTGAGAGTTATCCCCATGCTTGCACCGAACAGCTGGTGTCTAAATCGGTTCCTGCACTGGTATTGGGAAAACCGCAGGATAATTTATCAGCCTTTAATCAACTGATGACTCAACTCCGTAGCCGCCAGAACAGTGAAGGTGCCTTCGGTGGCTGGGCGGCTAATCCCGTTGTAGAACCTATGGTCACCCTGTACGTCGTGGATATGTTATTGGATGCCCAAGGTAACGGTTATGCTGTACCGCAGGATATGTTAGACAGAGCCAATGGCTATTTATCTGAACTGAGCAGCAGCCCAAGTAGTGGTTTAAGCGAGTTACGTCAGCGTGCCTATGGCGCTTATCTCTTGGCCCGCCAAGGAGTGCAGGTCAGTGGTGCTCTGGCCGATATTCGCGATCGATTACAGCGTTATTATCCTAAAGACTGGCAGTCGGATATTGCGAGCGCTTGGCTAGCAGCGAGTTTTACACTTATGCAGCAACAGACGTTGGCTAAGCCGCTTTGGGACGCGCAAGTATGGGAATTAATGCAGAAAACGCCAAAGCATCTTGATCTGTATTTAGATCCTTTAGTTCATGATGCTCAGTTATTGACCCTAGTCGCCCGTCACGCCCCAGAACGCCTTGCTAAGCTACCTGAGGGATTGTTAGAACGTGTGGGTAACTGGTTATCGGCACAACGCTATACCTCTCTATCTGCAGGCACGTTAGTGCGGGCGCTGGCTGCCTACGATCAGCAAGCGACCAGTGGTGAGTTGACGTTAACAGCACAAGTGGCGGACAAGTGGATCATTCAGAGTCTGCCTAAGGCTGAGTTACCGTTTACTACCAATAAGATCAAAGTCCAAAAGACGGGTGATGCTGATGCTTTCTACATGTCGATGGAATCCGGTTTCGATAAGCAGCCCGTTGCCGCATTCAGTCACGGTTTAGAGGTGAGTCGCGATTACTTAGACCTGAAGGGACAGCCGCTTAAGGGATTGAAAGTCGGTGAGGAGTTCTTGGTTCGGTTAAGGCTGCGTGCGACATCCTTTGAACAACTGGAACAGGTCGTCGTTATCGATTTGCTTCCAGGCGGCGTTGAGCCTGTATACCGAGATAAAGAGGTGGTTATGGTTGTTACCGTTGTTCAAGAAGGTGAAGAAGGCGAAGAAAGTGATGAAGAAGGTGACGGCGAAGAAGGCGAAGCTTTCAATGGCTGGCAGCCGCCGATAGGTGTTGGTGAACAGAGTGATTGGTCCCCTACATGGCTCAATGTCCGTGAGGATCGAGTCGTATTGTATGGTACGGCTAGCCGTGATGTGGGAACGTTTACTTATAAAGCACGCGCCACCAATGCTGGTCATTTCCAAGTGCCTGCACCCTATGCAGAAGGGCTGTATGATCCTCTGCAACAAGCACTAGGAAAAGGTAGTGAATTAGTCATCTCGGCGCCATGA